Part of the Tepiditoga spiralis genome, GTTTTTTTGTTGTTCATTTTTTTTGTTATTGCTTTGTTTAAATTTTTTTGATACTTCTTTTTTTCTTCTTGACCCATTTTTCTTTTTTATTCCTGGCTTAATTTTTTTATACATTAAACAGTTCCATGTGTGGAAGCGTATATTATGTCTTAATATTTTCGGTTTATAAATGTCCCCTTGAGGGGACGAGGTTTTCTCGGAGGGATGTTTGGATTTCTAATTTTCTATATAATAATAAACAGCGAATATACCAATAAACAACATCCCTCCGTCCTGCGGACACGCCCCTTCAAAGGGGCAGTTTTCCATGGAATCCTCTCATCTTTTAAAAGGAGTCTTTTTCCCTTCATGGCCCATTTTTCAATTGTAATTTGGCTTATTCTTCACTTGCAAAATACAAGTTTTTTTTAAGGTCTATTTTGCCACTCTTGTAATTTTGGTAAAATGTTATCAGTTATTTTACACTCCCTTTTATATATTCTTTATAAAAAAATATCCCAGCACCCGCTGGGATTATATCTTTTCTATTTTGTATTCGTCTATGTTCCTTTTTTCTGAGTTTATGTTTATTCCTATTATATAAATTTCTTTTTCTTTGTACTTTTCATAGTACTTCATTTCTTTTATTTGATTTAAAGCTTTTTCTGCACTTTTGTCTATCTTTATTTCCATTATGTATATAGTGTCTTCCTCTATTACTATATCGCTTCTTCCTAAGTTCGTTAATTCTTCTGCTGTTACGTTCAGTCCTGCTGATGCTATTATTGTGTATATCAATGAATGATAGTAGCTTTCTTCTTTTTTGTGCAAGTTGTATGGGATTGCACTTATTATTCTTTTTATTTCTTTTATTATTTCTTCTATGTCTTTTTCTTTTATTGCTTTCCATATCGTTTTGTTTATTTCTTTTATTTTTCCCCTTTCAAGTTCATAGTTTGCTTCTAATATCATCTTTGAAAAGCTGTTCTTTACTTCTATATTTGGATAGTCTAATAGGTATTCATATTCCATTCCATATTGTTCTTTTCCTTTAAAAGTTAAGTATCCTGCTTGTGTAAAGAATATGCTTGCATTTGCTTCTTCTATTTCTCGGGTTGAAAAATCGAGTTTGCTCACTGGATACTTTACTAAGTCTTCGTATCTTATCTTCTTCCCTTTTATGTATTCGTACAAAAATGATGGTGATCCACTTTCAAACCAATAGTTTTCAAATTCTCTTTTTTTAAAAAATTGTAGTATTGAAAATGGATTGTATACAGAATTTTTTCCATCAAATGAAAATCCATTGTAGTACATCTTTAAGTTTTTTAATAACTCTTTTTCTTCCATCTTCATTTCAAGTGCTGTTTCTTTTATGTGCTCTTTAAAGTTACTTTCCAACTCTTCTTGTGTGTATCCCAACATCTGTGCATATGCTTTATCCAATGATATATCGTTTAAGTTGTTCAATGCTGAAAATACTCCTGTTTTTGTGAACTTTGTTATTCCTGTCATGAATACAAACTTTATGTATTCGTCTTTTGATTTTATACTCACATAAAAGTCTCTCAATATTTCTCTATACTTTTCTGCTTTTTCTTTGTTGTTTATATTGTCTAATATTGGTTTTTCATATTCATCTACTAATATTACTACTCTTTCTTTTTTTGATAGTTTTATTATCAGTTCATTGAATGCAAACTTGTAGTCTGTTTCTGTTATTTCTATTCCATTTCGCTTTCCTTCTAATTTTATTATCTTTGTTAAACTTTCTTTCATTCTTTCCACATTATCTGTTGCTACATCTAAAAGGTTTATCCTTATTACTGGATATTCTTTGAACTCCCATTTGTCGTATATGTATGTTTCTTTAAATAGGTCTTTTTCTCCTTTAAATAGATAGTAAAGTGTTGATATCGTTAAACTCTTTCCAAATCTTCTTGGGCGAGATAAAAAAATAGGTGCTTCTGAACTTATTAAATCTAATATATACTTCGTTTTATCTATATATGTATAATTTCCTTCTTTTATTTTTTTATAGTCTTGTACTCCTATTGGTAGTTTTTTCATTTTTTATCACCTCTAATTTTTATTATACCATATGTATTTTTTAAAATTGAATTTTTTTATATAAAAATATCCCAGCACCCGCTGGGATTTTATTTTTTGAATACTTCCTTGAGAGTTATAATCGTACCATGCTACATCAATGGATATTTCACTAACCGACCATGTATAATTTTTAGAATAAATATCTTCCTCTCCTCTTTTTTATTTAAAACTTTTCTAGTATAAAACCTATTTTTTATCTTTTAACTTTAAAAATTTCAGAGATTTATTTTTTTAAATATTTGTCCATCCATTCAGTTATTTCTTTTAGTCTTCTTATTCTATGTTCTGGTTTTCCACCTCTACTCAATTCATGATTTTCTCCATGGAATAAAACGAATTTTGATTCCACACCATGATACTTTAATGCTGTAAACATTTGTATTGCTTCAGGCATATAACATCTATAATCTTCATCAGAATGTATGAATAAAGTTGGTGTTTTTGCTTTATCTGCAAACTTTAATGGTGATTGATTCCACATTTTTTCAAAACCATTCCATGGATTTGTATCCATTTGATCTTCTGCAAAATAATATCCTATATCTGTAGTCATTCCCATTGATATCCAATTTGAAATACTTCTTTGTGAAGCTGCAGCTTTAAAAAAATCAGTATTACCTATTATCCAATTTGTCATGAACCCACCATAAGATCCACCAGTTACTCCAATTTTTTCTTTATCTATAAAAGTATATTTTTCTACAACATATTTTGTAAAGTTCATTATATCTTCAAAGTCTATAGTTCCATATTTTCCTCTTATATCTGCAAATTCATTTCCTCGTCCATCGCTTCCATGTGGATTACAATAAAATACAACATAATCTCTATTAGTCCAATATTGCATTTCATGATAATAAATATCAGAATAAACTGTTTTTGGACCACCATGAATATCCAGTATTGCTGAATATTTTTTATTTTCATCAAAATCAATAGGTTTCATAATCCATCCAACTATTTTATCTCCATTACTCTCTATTTCAATTTTTTCAGGAATAGAAAGAGATTTTTCTAAAACCCATGTATTAAAAGAAGTTATTTGTTTTCCATTTAAATACAATTCTTGAAGTTTTAATCCTTTTAATCCTGTAAATACAACTTTTTCATCAAAGATATCATATCCATCAACTGTACCTTCTTCATCTATTACTTTTTCTATTTTTCCTTCTTTATTTATCTTAAAGAGTTTAGAATAATACTCTTGTGTAGAAACAAAATAAATATGTTCATTCTTTTTTATCATCATTTCATTTCCACCAAATCTACTATCTGTTCCAACAGAGTTCCAAAGAGATGCATCAAAATTTGGAGTTATGCACTTTATATCTTTAGTTTTTATATTTATTTTATAAAACTTTTTATTTTCATTTATTCCATATAGTTTCATATCTGAAGCAGGAACTATTATTGTTTCATCATCAATCAAAAATGGTTTTGAAAAATTTAATTTATTTGATACTGAAATTATAGTTTCTATTTTTTTATTTTTTATATCATACAACTTTATTTCATTATACTTTTCCATTTTATTTTCATAAGTATTAGATACAAAAACTATTTTTTCATTTAAAATATCATATCCACCTACATTTTCATATCTTTCTGTTATTTTTTCTATTTTAGAAGTTTTTTTATCATAAATACACAAAGTATTTCTTTTTTTATTAGAAAAACCTTGTCCATTAATCCAAAACGGTATTTCATCAAAAACTTTATAATCTTTTTCACTTTCTTCTTCCATTATTACAGTAATTAAAAACTTATCATCATTAATTCTTTTTATTCCGGTTATTTTTTCTTCCACTTCAAAGTCTTTAATTGCTTCTCCACCATTTACATTTATCTTATAAAAAATAGTTCTTTTTTTATCTTTATCATTATTTTCTTCGCGCATAGATGGAAAGAGTATATTTTCATCATCCAACCATAAATAGTTCTTTTCTTTTCCAAAAGATGTTAATTTATACAATCTTTCATTATTATAAATCCATAAATATGAATTGTATCCATTTTTTTTCATATCTGCTTCATGTTGAACAAAACATATTTTTTCTCCATCTGGAGAAAATTTTAAAGTCGATATATACTTAAACTTAGTAAATTCATCTAAAGTTAATTTTTCCATTTTTATTCCCCCTTTTTTATTTTAAAAATAATTAGCTATATTAACTATTATACCACTTTAATTTTAATTTTTTACAAATTATAAAAAAACATTCTCATACATTTTTAAATAATTATTTTTTCATCAAAAAACCCTCATATTAAATGTGTAAAATAATTTAGAATTTAAAAAATGGAGGTTATACAATGAAAAAAACTATTTTATTCTTCTTTTTACTCATTTCTGCTTTCGTGTTTTCAAAGGTTTATATTTTACAAAATTCTCATTTAAAGTTTAGTATAAACACTAATAATATGGAAATAACAGCAGAAAAAAATGGTAATTATGAAATTATTTCATCAGGTAAAACAAATTTTATTCCACAAAAATTACTTGTTTCAAAGAATAAGCTTTCTTTTGAAACAAAAAATGAAAAAATTATTTTTGAACTAAAAGATTCTTATTTATCTGTTTTAATAGAAGCAAATAAAGTAGAAACTTATGAATTTTTAAAACTAAATGGAAATGCTTACACACTCCCAATGCAAGAAGGTAAGTATATACCAGCTTATGATTCTGATTGGATTAAATTCCTTGATGGAAATATAGAAAAGGGATCTGAATTTTTATCAATGCAATTTCTTGCATCAAATTATAAAAATTTTTCTTCATTATTTATAATAGAAAATATATTTAATAACAATATAAAGTTTTATAATGAAAATAAAAAATTAAAAATAAGCGTATCTCATGATTTCACTTCATTAAATATAAAAGATAAATTACAGTATAGAATATATATATTAGAGAATTCTTCAGAAAAAATAGCTAAAACATACAAAAAGTATATTTTAGAAAAAAATAAATTTATTTCTCTTAATAAAAAAATTGAAAATAATAAAAATATAAAAAAAATGTTTGGAGCTCCACACATATACTTATGGTCAGATGAAATCTTAATTCCACAAAATATAAAAAATTGGAAATTATTTAAACAAAAAGTAAAAGATGATTTAAACTCAAAAGATTATAATCTAACTAAACATTTATTGAATATTTTTAAAAAAAATAAAATTGAAGATTCTAAAGAAGCCTTAAACAATTTTAATTTACTTTTAAAAGAAAAATGGATATATACTTATTTAAAAAATACAATTTGTACAAGTATAAATAAAGCTCTTTATTTAAGAGATTTTTATAATGATAAATTATCTAAATATATGAATGAAGAAGTTAAAAATATAAATTCTATGTCTTTAACTCAAATATATAAAATAAATAAAGAGATTTTATACAATGCTTATAAAGAATATCTTTATCCAATAAAAAATTGGGGAAATGGTGCATCAGATTATATTTTAAATGAACTTTGGAATTCTGGTATAAAAAAAGCATGGTTTGGTTTAAGCGATTGGAAAACTGGAATAATGAATTCTGAATTTATTAAAAATGCTGTTGATAAAGGATATGTAATTGGAACTTATGATTCATATCATTCAATTCATGAACCAGGGAAAGAACTATGGAATACGGCAAAATTTGAAGACAAAACCCTTTATTATAAGGCTACTATACAAAATAAAGAAGGAAAATATTTAACTGGATTTTTAAAAAAAGGTAGAAAATTAAATCCAACACTTGCATTAAATGCAGTAAAAAATAGGGTTGACAAAATTTTAAATACTGGAGTCAAATTTAATTCTTGGTTTCTTGATTGTGATGGAGCTGGTGAATTTTTTGAAGATTATGCTCATAACACATCCGAAAAAATGGATATGGATGCAAGACTTAAAAGAATTGACCTCCTTTCAAAAAAAGGTTTAATAGTTGGAACAGAAAAAGGTAATGATTATTCTTCAAAAAATATTATTTTTTCTCATGGAATGGAATCTTTTGTAATGGATTGGTCAGATAAAGATTTAAGAAAAAATCAAAAATCAAAATATTATCTTGGCAAATATTGGGCAGCAATTGGTACACCTTTTAGATATTCAAAAGAAGTTCCATTAAAACCTATTCATAAAAAAATATACTATAATCAAAAATACAATTTACCTTTATTTCAATTAGTTTATCATGATTCAGTGATTTCTTCATATCACTGGGAAATGGGAAGCTTAAAAGCACCAGAAGAAGATATTAATAACATGCTTCGTGAAATGCTTTATTGTATTCCTCCACTTTATCATTTAGATAGAGTTTTGTGGAAAAAATACAAAAATACTATTATCAATCATATAAATGTGTGGTCAAAATTACATAAAAAATTAGCAAATGTTGAAATGACTAACTTTAAAATTTTGAGTAATGATAAATTAGTTCAAATGACTGAATTTAAAGATAAAACAAAAATTATTGCAAATTTTTCATTAAAAAATTATATATATAAAGATACAAAAATTCCTCCAAAATCAGTTTTATTATGTATTGAAAATAATAAAGTTTTATATTCACCAAAATTATATTTTTAATGAAATTTAATTGAAATTTTCTTGATGTATCATTATAATGAAAATATTAAAAGGAGGGGATATTATGAAAAAGTTTATCTTTTTTATTATAATTTTATTATTTTTATCATTAAATTTTTCATACACAATAAAAGCTGGTATTGAAATCAGTGGTCATATTTTTCCTTATATTGGTATCTCATATAAATTAAATAATTTTGAAGTTGAAGGAGATTTTGCAACTATTGCCGCACCTTATGAAAATGGTATTATTGTTTTGTATGAGCCAATTTTAAAATTAAAATATTATACTGATTTTGCAATTAATCTTGAAGGAAATTTTAGAATAATAAATGTTTCTATAGAAAACAGAAGATTATTTTTAACTGGCGGAGGTTTAGGTTGTAATCTTTTTGATGGAAAATTCAACCTATCGATTTTAACAGAGTTAATACTTCCATTTTCTGCCAGCAAAGAATTTAAACCCGTTCCATTTTTAAGCCTTGATTATACTTTTTAGGAGGAATAAATGAAAGTATTAATAGTAGAAGATGAAGAAAAAATAAGATGGATAATAAAAGATTATCTCATAGAAGAAAACTTTGAGATAAGTGAAGCTAATGATGGTGAACAAGCACTCGATTTATTTTATAAAAATAAATATAATTTAATAATATTAGATTGGATGCTGCCAAAAATAGAGGGAATTGATGTGTGTAAAGAAATACGAAAAAGTTCTAATGTACCAATAATAATGTTGACTGCTAAAAATTTAGACAATGATCAAATTAAAGGCTTTAAAAATGGTGCAGATGAATACATAACCAAACCATTCAATCCTAATTTATTAGTTTTAAGAGTTAAAAATTTGATTAAAAGATGCTATGGAGAAGAATTAATAAAAATCAAAAATTTAATGATAGATTTTAATTCAAAAAAAATATTCAAAGATAAAGTTGAAATAAAATTAGCTCCAAAAGAATTTTTGCTTTTATGGTATTTTTATAAAAATAAAAATATAACTCTTTCAAGAGAAAAAATTTTAAATGATGTTTGGGGTTTTGATTATTTTGGAGATGAAAGAACTGTTGATTATCATGTAAAAGAATTAAGAAAAAAATTGGGAAAAGAGTTAATTAAAACAAGAAGAAATTTCGGATATATATTTGAGGTATCTAAATGAAATTAAAAACAAAAAATTTTCTTTTAATAAATTTTTTATTAATTTTTATATTTTTTTCAATATATTTTTTTATAAATATTTTTTTGGAAAAATACTATATATACGAAAAAACTAAAAAATCTATAAATATATTAAATGAATTAATTAAAGATGAAAAAAAAAGTGAAATTCTTTCAGATTCAGAAACAACAATAAACATTTTTGAATATGTTGACAATGAAGATCTATTCAATGATCGTCTAAGGCTTGGTTTTCATGATAAGAAATTGTTTTTAGTAAAAATCTGGGTAATACAAAAAAATATAGATAAAATAAAAAATGGAGAAACTTACATACAGTATTATAAGCAGCCAAAATTAAAAACAACTACCATTATTACAATAAAACTGTATAAAAACAAAGTAATAAGTGTAGCAGTTTCTTTAGCTTCTATGAAAGATACAATAAGTTTATTTAATAAATTTTATTTATTTGCTTTAATAATAACTTTAATACTTTCAAGTATTGGAATAAATATTTATACAAATAACCTTGTAAACAAAATACAAAAAATAAAAAATGCTGCAAAAAAAATTTCTAATTTGAATTTTTCAGAAAAAATAAAATTAAATACAAATGATGAATTACAAGAATTGAGTGAAAGTATAAATTCACTCTCAAAAAAACTTGAAGTTTCTATAAATAAATTAAAAAAACAAATAAATTATCATGAAGTATTGAATGAAAAACAACAAAATTTTATATCAAATGCAGGTCATGAATTAAAAACACCAGTCACAATAATTGAAGGATATGCTCATGCTATAAAAGATAACATAAAAAATGATAAAAAACGAACTTTTTATTCTGAAATAATAGTAGAAGAAAGCGAAAAATTAAAAGATATAATTAATACTTTTCTTGATTTTTCATCAATAAATAATGATGAAATAATTTTTTACCATTTTAATATTTATGAAGTAATATTAAATGTAATAAAAAAATACAGTTTAGATTTAGAAGAAAAAAATATACAAATAAATTTATTAATAGATAAAGGCACTGTAGTTTATGGAAATCCTAAAAAACTGGAACAAGTATTTGATAATTTACTTTCAAATGCATTAAGTTTTACCAATAATGTTATTACAATAAGTACTAAAAAACAAAATAATAAGATAATGTTTTTTATTTTCAATGATGGTGAACAAATTCCAGTAGAAAAAATAAATGATATATGGACTCCTTTTTATAAAATTAAAACTTTAAAAAATAGAAAATATGGCGGAACAGGACTTGGTCTTTCAATAGTAGCCGAAATATTAAAAAAACACAATTCTAATTTTGGGGTCAATAATTTAAACAATGGAGTAGAATTTTATTTTAGTCTTT contains:
- a CDS encoding response regulator transcription factor translates to MKVLIVEDEEKIRWIIKDYLIEENFEISEANDGEQALDLFYKNKYNLIILDWMLPKIEGIDVCKEIRKSSNVPIIMLTAKNLDNDQIKGFKNGADEYITKPFNPNLLVLRVKNLIKRCYGEELIKIKNLMIDFNSKKIFKDKVEIKLAPKEFLLLWYFYKNKNITLSREKILNDVWGFDYFGDERTVDYHVKELRKKLGKELIKTRRNFGYIFEVSK
- a CDS encoding S9 family peptidase, which encodes MEKLTLDEFTKFKYISTLKFSPDGEKICFVQHEADMKKNGYNSYLWIYNNERLYKLTSFGKEKNYLWLDDENILFPSMREENNDKDKKRTIFYKINVNGGEAIKDFEVEEKITGIKRINDDKFLITVIMEEESEKDYKVFDEIPFWINGQGFSNKKRNTLCIYDKKTSKIEKITERYENVGGYDILNEKIVFVSNTYENKMEKYNEIKLYDIKNKKIETIISVSNKLNFSKPFLIDDETIIVPASDMKLYGINENKKFYKINIKTKDIKCITPNFDASLWNSVGTDSRFGGNEMMIKKNEHIYFVSTQEYYSKLFKINKEGKIEKVIDEEGTVDGYDIFDEKVVFTGLKGLKLQELYLNGKQITSFNTWVLEKSLSIPEKIEIESNGDKIVGWIMKPIDFDENKKYSAILDIHGGPKTVYSDIYYHEMQYWTNRDYVVFYCNPHGSDGRGNEFADIRGKYGTIDFEDIMNFTKYVVEKYTFIDKEKIGVTGGSYGGFMTNWIIGNTDFFKAAASQRSISNWISMGMTTDIGYYFAEDQMDTNPWNGFEKMWNQSPLKFADKAKTPTLFIHSDEDYRCYMPEAIQMFTALKYHGVESKFVLFHGENHELSRGGKPEHRIRRLKEITEWMDKYLKK
- a CDS encoding glycoside hydrolase — protein: MKKTILFFFLLISAFVFSKVYILQNSHLKFSINTNNMEITAEKNGNYEIISSGKTNFIPQKLLVSKNKLSFETKNEKIIFELKDSYLSVLIEANKVETYEFLKLNGNAYTLPMQEGKYIPAYDSDWIKFLDGNIEKGSEFLSMQFLASNYKNFSSLFIIENIFNNNIKFYNENKKLKISVSHDFTSLNIKDKLQYRIYILENSSEKIAKTYKKYILEKNKFISLNKKIENNKNIKKMFGAPHIYLWSDEILIPQNIKNWKLFKQKVKDDLNSKDYNLTKHLLNIFKKNKIEDSKEALNNFNLLLKEKWIYTYLKNTICTSINKALYLRDFYNDKLSKYMNEEVKNINSMSLTQIYKINKEILYNAYKEYLYPIKNWGNGASDYILNELWNSGIKKAWFGLSDWKTGIMNSEFIKNAVDKGYVIGTYDSYHSIHEPGKELWNTAKFEDKTLYYKATIQNKEGKYLTGFLKKGRKLNPTLALNAVKNRVDKILNTGVKFNSWFLDCDGAGEFFEDYAHNTSEKMDMDARLKRIDLLSKKGLIVGTEKGNDYSSKNIIFSHGMESFVMDWSDKDLRKNQKSKYYLGKYWAAIGTPFRYSKEVPLKPIHKKIYYNQKYNLPLFQLVYHDSVISSYHWEMGSLKAPEEDINNMLREMLYCIPPLYHLDRVLWKKYKNTIINHINVWSKLHKKLANVEMTNFKILSNDKLVQMTEFKDKTKIIANFSLKNYIYKDTKIPPKSVLLCIENNKVLYSPKLYF
- a CDS encoding sensor histidine kinase; this translates as MKLKTKNFLLINFLLIFIFFSIYFFINIFLEKYYIYEKTKKSINILNELIKDEKKSEILSDSETTINIFEYVDNEDLFNDRLRLGFHDKKLFLVKIWVIQKNIDKIKNGETYIQYYKQPKLKTTTIITIKLYKNKVISVAVSLASMKDTISLFNKFYLFALIITLILSSIGINIYTNNLVNKIQKIKNAAKKISNLNFSEKIKLNTNDELQELSESINSLSKKLEVSINKLKKQINYHEVLNEKQQNFISNAGHELKTPVTIIEGYAHAIKDNIKNDKKRTFYSEIIVEESEKLKDIINTFLDFSSINNDEIIFYHFNIYEVILNVIKKYSLDLEEKNIQINLLIDKGTVVYGNPKKLEQVFDNLLSNALSFTNNVITISTKKQNNKIMFFIFNDGEQIPVEKINDIWTPFYKIKTLKNRKYGGTGLGLSIVAEILKKHNSNFGVNNLNNGVEFYFSLYT
- a CDS encoding ATP-binding protein, which produces MKKLPIGVQDYKKIKEGNYTYIDKTKYILDLISSEAPIFLSRPRRFGKSLTISTLYYLFKGEKDLFKETYIYDKWEFKEYPVIRINLLDVATDNVERMKESLTKIIKLEGKRNGIEITETDYKFAFNELIIKLSKKERVVILVDEYEKPILDNINNKEKAEKYREILRDFYVSIKSKDEYIKFVFMTGITKFTKTGVFSALNNLNDISLDKAYAQMLGYTQEELESNFKEHIKETALEMKMEEKELLKNLKMYYNGFSFDGKNSVYNPFSILQFFKKREFENYWFESGSPSFLYEYIKGKKIRYEDLVKYPVSKLDFSTREIEEANASIFFTQAGYLTFKGKEQYGMEYEYLLDYPNIEVKNSFSKMILEANYELERGKIKEINKTIWKAIKEKDIEEIIKEIKRIISAIPYNLHKKEESYYHSLIYTIIASAGLNVTAEELTNLGRSDIVIEEDTIYIMEIKIDKSAEKALNQIKEMKYYEKYKEKEIYIIGININSEKRNIDEYKIEKI